The genomic window AAAAAAGACAAGAAAAATTAAAGTTATTTAGAACAAACCTGAGTTAACCACTCAACCACTTCTATACCTAAATTCGTACCATCGAGGAGATCAATTTCTCGAATACCGGTGGGACTGGTAACATTAACCTCCGTTAAATAACCGCCAATCACATCAATACCAACAAAATATAAGCCATTTTTCCGCAATCTTGGCCCCACAACCTCACAAATATGCTCTTCCCTAGGGGTCAATTGCGTTTTTTCAACCCGTCCACCCACTGCCATATTACCCCGAAACTCTTGACCCGTGGGGACTCGATTCACCGCCCCAATGGGTTTACCATCTAAAAGGATAATGCGTTTATCGCCGTTTTTGGCTTCGGGTAAAAATCGCTGAACCATGACCGGTTCTTGACCGTGATAGGTACTCACTTCAATAATCGAATTAAAATTGCGATCGCCGGGTTCTAAAAATAAAATTCCTTCCCCTGCTTTACCCCCTAACGGTTTCAACACGGCCTGTTGTTTCTCCTCTACAAACTGCCGAATAACCTTCTTATCCAAACTAACCACGGTTTCAGGCATCACCGAGTAAAATTGTAGGGTGTACATTTTCTCGTTGGCTTCTCGCAACCCTTGAGGGGAATTAATCACCACGGTCTTGGTCGGATCAATTAATTCGAGGATATAAGTCGCATACAGATAACGAATGGTCACTGGGGGATCTTTTCGCATCCACACTGCGTCCATGTCCTCAAGAGAGCGTAATTCTCCTGGAGACACTTGATACCACTGGGACACACTCACCCATTTTCCGTTTTGTAAGGTCACAGACGTTAACTGCACTTGAGATAAAACGGCCCAAGCTTTCCCATCAATAACACTTAATTGATGAACTTCGGTGATCCAGACTTCATGGCCTAAATTTTGGGCTGCTTCCATAATAGCCACAGTGCTATCATGAACAGGATTAAGGTTAGCAATGGGATCAATAATAAAAGCGAATTTCATTAGGCTGCTGAGTTCTCCAATAAGCTATCGAGTTCCCCAGTCGAATCTAGATCGTATAATTCATCACATCCCCCCACATGGCGATCGTTGATAAAAATTTGGGGTACACTGCGTTTTCCGTTAGCCCGTTGGGCCATTTCGTCCCTAGCATCTTCATCCCCATCAATACAATATTCTGTGAAGTCTACGCCTTTTTTCACTAATAAAGCTTTTGCTCGCAGACAAAAGGGACAGGTACTCCAAGTATAAATTTCAACGTTAGCTGCCATCGGTATCTCAAATATTAATTATTATGTCAATTGTACTCTGTTCTGACTGTCTCTTGTGACAGTCGAAGTCAAAGAAATTAGTCATAATAGATCATTAAAGTTTGTTGTCCTATCATGAAGCGATCGCAAGGGTTATCCGGCCAATAACTCCCACATTATTTATAAAACAACTCTTATCCTCACCTGAAACTGTTGTCTATATACTACCCATAAAAGCCATGATAAAAATTACCTCTATTAGTTTAACTGCTTTATTGACAGGGTTCGGGTTAGTTTTACCAGTTAGAGCCGAAAATTTAGCCCATTTGAGTCAATTATTATCCACCAAACAATGTCAACTCTGCGATTTAACTGGCTCAGGGTTAGTGATGGCCGATCTGTCGGGGGCTTCTTTAATTGGGGCTAATTTAGCCGGAGCGAACCTATCTCAAGCTAATTTAGCCGGAGCGGATCTCAGGGGGGCCAATTTAACCGGTGCCTCGTTATATGGAGCCAATTTAACTGGTGCTAATTTAAGCAGTGCTATCTTAGCAGGAACAGACCTA from Crocosphaera subtropica ATCC 51142 includes these protein-coding regions:
- the gshB gene encoding glutathione synthase, which produces MKFAFIIDPIANLNPVHDSTVAIMEAAQNLGHEVWITEVHQLSVIDGKAWAVLSQVQLTSVTLQNGKWVSVSQWYQVSPGELRSLEDMDAVWMRKDPPVTIRYLYATYILELIDPTKTVVINSPQGLREANEKMYTLQFYSVMPETVVSLDKKVIRQFVEEKQQAVLKPLGGKAGEGILFLEPGDRNFNSIIEVSTYHGQEPVMVQRFLPEAKNGDKRIILLDGKPIGAVNRVPTGQEFRGNMAVGGRVEKTQLTPREEHICEVVGPRLRKNGLYFVGIDVIGGYLTEVNVTSPTGIREIDLLDGTNLGIEVVEWLTQVCSK
- the grxC gene encoding glutaredoxin 3; the encoded protein is MAANVEIYTWSTCPFCLRAKALLVKKGVDFTEYCIDGDEDARDEMAQRANGKRSVPQIFINDRHVGGCDELYDLDSTGELDSLLENSAA